The following are from one region of the SAR202 cluster bacterium genome:
- a CDS encoding ABC transporter ATP-binding protein yields MQDSKDLIIQAKELTKTYSTGKVEVHALNGVDLQIRHGEMVAIMGPSGCGKTTLLNTLSGLDDISGGDVQIDGASLHQMSDKKRTRYRAEKMGFVFQSFNLLPVLSAVENVELPLLVAGVNPKDARKRAQAMLELVGLEDQAPKRPAEMSGGQQQRVTIARALVNEPAIVWADEPTGNLDSETSKDIMDLMCRLNEEKRQTFVVVTHDPAVGSRAARIIRMRDGKIESDDSNHKR; encoded by the coding sequence ATGCAGGACTCGAAAGACCTTATTATCCAGGCTAAAGAACTTACCAAGACATACAGCACAGGTAAGGTTGAAGTACACGCTCTGAACGGTGTGGACCTTCAGATCAGGCACGGAGAAATGGTGGCCATCATGGGGCCTTCCGGTTGCGGAAAAACGACGCTCCTGAACACCCTCTCCGGCCTGGATGACATATCGGGCGGAGATGTGCAAATCGATGGCGCCAGCCTTCACCAGATGTCCGACAAGAAGCGCACCCGCTACCGGGCCGAGAAGATGGGCTTTGTGTTCCAGTCTTTCAACCTGTTGCCGGTTTTGAGCGCAGTCGAAAACGTGGAGCTGCCCCTGCTTGTGGCGGGCGTCAACCCAAAGGACGCCCGCAAGCGCGCTCAGGCCATGCTGGAGCTCGTGGGCCTGGAAGACCAGGCGCCGAAGCGCCCGGCCGAAATGTCCGGCGGGCAACAGCAGCGGGTCACTATCGCCAGGGCGCTGGTCAATGAGCCCGCGATCGTGTGGGCGGACGAGCCGACCGGCAATCTCGACAGCGAGACCTCGAAGGACATCATGGACCTGATGTGCCGTCTCAACGAAGAGAAGAGGCAGACATTCGTGGTTGTAACTCACGATCCTGCGGTCGGCAGCCGCGCGGCGCGCATTATCAGGATGCGCGACGGGAAGATAGAGAGCGACGATTCCAACCACAAGCGCTAG